One Natator depressus isolate rNatDep1 chromosome 13, rNatDep2.hap1, whole genome shotgun sequence genomic region harbors:
- the SPATA25 gene encoding spermatogenesis-associated protein 25 yields MGRGQCWYIMGRRGTSLSPTLAMSYFMKEKASSGFLTSIQDASRQLQVAKSNLLSVYQSGETSLPAGVLVPGVLRRKPQEIAAPSHIEATLLYQEKALKQPCSGAQQTPRFPLSNRSGYRDARWEPYSGHYCGRYSRKFPQHKQDEISVWDYPSERVRDKWPCGPSGMYPSASVKGYPPTQQRNGQHVGELGSPGGDFPLATCGFPPRGAFLMPIKLSKNRGGQSVQNPPPDICILTLAMMIAGIPTVPVPGIKEEDLIRAAQNFMTENPEQGVQGEITPKRTGDAQFWKTDRPRKRPVDTGFQPLSIAHFEK; encoded by the exons ATGGGGAGAGGTCAGTGCTGGTACATTATGGGGAGAAGAGGCACCAGCCTGAGTCCTACACTGGCAATGTCTTATTTTATGAAGGAAAAAGCTTCTTCGGGTTTTTTAACTTCCATCCAAG ATGCCAGCAGACAGCTCCAAGTGGCAAAAAGCAACCTACTAAGTGTTTATCAGTCTGGGGAGACATCTCTTCCTGCTGGGGTTTTGGTTCCAGGAGTGCTCAGACGGAAACCACAGGAAATTGCAGCTCCTTCACACATAGAAGCAACCCTTCTGTATCAGGAGAAGGCACTAAAGCAGCCTTGTAGTGGCGCCCAGCAGACTCCAAGGTTCCCTCTCAGTAACAGATCAGGGTACAGGGACGCAAGGTGGGAGCCTTACAGTGGACACTACTGTGGAAGGTACTCTAGAAAGTTTCCCCAGCATAAACAGGATGAGATCTCTGTATGGGATTATCCATCTGAACGGGTCAGAGACAAGTGGCCATGTGGCCCCTCTGGCATGTATCCAAGTGCCTCTGTGAAAGGATATCCTCCAACTCAGCAAAGGAATGGGCAGCACGTTGGTGAGCTAGGCAGCCCAGGGGGAGACTTCCCACTGGCTACCTGTGGATTTCCTCCCAGAGGTGCTTTTCTTATGCCCATAAAACTCAGTAAGAACAGAGGTGGACAGTCAGTGCAGAACCCTCCTCCAGACATCTGCATCCTCACTCTTGCCATGATGATAGCTGGCATCCCCACAGTGCCTGTGCCAGGGATTAAAGAGGAGGATCTGATCAGAGCTGCACAGAACTTCATGACAGAGAATCCAGAGCAAGGTGTACAGGGGGAGATAACTCCAAAAAGGACAGGGGATGCACAGTTCTGGAAGACAGACAGACCAAGGAAGAGGCCAGTAGACACAGGCTTCCAGCCCCTTTCCATAGCACACTTTGAGAAGTAA
- the ZSWIM1 gene encoding zinc finger SWIM domain-containing protein 1, whose translation MALVTVKELLSFDCGSLVAYQLDKNSQLDSISFQTVLMRNIFVHFPDVIFIHRTHNPRGKALYMFMVDRPFLKLQGEMTKVIHFAVPAKESAESLAHMYRTFKAFNPEWKKIKTFLVDPHFRLLQTLSEAFPSAEVQLSVFHVCKHLQQKIHQMSLECISERLILNALRNTMCAATESNLKMMHTILSDFVKPDLLPQLHTHWLLNDKIWAMHRWRNWMECNQYFKDLEIITRGLSQVFCTGLSLEICITSLAKHYQKCVSKRPPDAVLFSVNPLSSTMSTETVFQSLPAQDSPPTSHNPQIALQNQPAQSSPPVSPSLTAAHQKWPGQNSPPNPLVLLPHPLAAPQSPLLLQNQLAAPQIFPFQNEPAPYSLPVSLNLTAAHQKWPGQNSLPNPLVLQNPLPAPQNQLANPQSPLDTLSHEIKLEIITEDPKGDQDVACNQETEDCIRQSLRDICTEPAARLCLNEFAVAQKSVQLIGTNEDIVNIQILEDTHKVNQRGLKSCTCHFNQAFQLPCRHILAVLNSDKKILQPEMLSEQWQKEPNISQAGQNGTDGLLEVLKSSWNESLDKSLAVSFLTAEISRLLTQCSREEFDRRYNTLRELADSWIGPYVQVKL comes from the coding sequence ATGGCCCTCGTTACCGTGAAGGAACTGCTGAGCTTTGATTGTGGCTCCCTGGTCGCTTATCAGTTAGATAAAAACTCTCAGCTGGACTCTATCAGCTTCCAGACCGTCCTCATGAGGAACATATTTGTGCATTTTCCTGATGTCATATTCATCCACAGAACCCACAATCCGCGGGGCAAAGCTCTGTATATGTTCATGGTGGACAGACCTTTCCTGAAGCTGCAGGGTGAGATGACAAAGGTAATTCATTTTGCTGTCCCAGCTAAAGAATCTGCAGAAAGCCTGGCTCACATGTATAGGACCTTCAAGGCCTTCAACCCTGAGTGGAAGAAAATTAAGACCTTTCTGGTAGATCCACACTTTCGATTGTTGCAGACGCTTTCTGAAGCATTCCCATCTGCAGAGGTGCAGCTATCTGTTTTCCATGTATGCAAGCACCTGCAGCAGAAGATTCATCAGATGTCTTTGGAATGCATCTCAGAGAGACTGATCTTAAATGCCTTGAGGAACACTATGTGTGCAGCCACTGAAAGCAACCTGAAAATGATGCATACCATCCTGAGTGACTTTGTAAAGCCAGATTTGCTTCCCCAGCTTCATACTCACTGGCTTCTCAATGACAAGATATGGGCTATGCATAGATGGAGGAATTGGATGGAATGCAATCAGTATTTTAAAGACTTGGAGATCATCACACGGGGCTTAAGCCAGGTCTTCTGCACTGGACTGTCTCTGGAGATCTGCATCACTTCTCTGGCGAAACACTACCAGAAGTGTGTTTCAAAGAGGCCACCTGATGCTGTGCTGTTCTCTGTTAACCCTCTTAGCAGTACCATGTCTACTGAGACAGTTTTTCAGAGCCTGCCAGCTCAGGACTCACCACCAACCTCTCACAACCCCCAAATAGCTCTTCAGAATCAACCAGCTCAGAGTTCTCCACCAGTTTCTCCCAGTCTCACAGCAGCTCATCAGAAATGGCCAGGTCAGAATTCCCCTCCAAATCCCCTGGTTCTTCTTCCGCATCCCCTGGCAGCTCCTCAGAGCCCCCTGCTTCTTCAGAATCAGCTGGCAGCCCCTCAGATCTTCCCTTTTCAGAACGAGCCAGCTCCGTATTCTTTGCCAGTTTCTCTCAATCTCACAGCAGCTCATCAGAAATGGCCAGGTCAGAATTCCCTTCCAAATCCCCTGGTTCTTCAGAATCCCTTGCCTGCCCCGCAGAACCAGCTAGCAAACCCTCAGAGCCCCTTGGATACTTTATCCCATGAAATTAAACTGGAGATCATCACTGAAGACCCAAAGGGTGACCAAGATGTGGCGTGTAACCAAGAGACTGAAGACTGCATCAGGCAGTCACTGAGAGACATTTGCACAGAGCCTGCAGCCAGACTATGCTTGAACGAGTTTGCAGTGGCACAAAAGTCTGTGCAGCTCATAGGCACCAATGAAGACATAGTCAATATACAGATCCTCGAAGACACCCACAAAGTGAACCAAAGGGGCCtgaaaagctgcacttgccaCTTCAATCAAGCTTtccagctgccctgcaggcacATCCTGGCTGTGTTGAACTCTGATAAGAAGATCTTACAGCCAGAGATGCTGAGCGAGCAATGGCAGAAGGAACCTAATATCTCTCAGGCAGGGCAAAATGGGACTGATGGCCTTTTGGAGGTTCTGAAAAGCTCCTGGAATGAGTCTCTGGATAAATCCTTAGCAGTGTCCTTTCTTACAGCGGAGATTAGCCGGCTTCTTACCCAGTGCAGCAGGGAGGAGTTTGATCGGAGGTACAACACCCTCCGAGAATTGGCCGATAGCTGGATTGGACCTTATGTTCAGGTGAAGCTGTAG
- the ZSWIM3 gene encoding zinc finger SWIM domain-containing protein 3, which yields MEVGSCFRNYDDFKECFNTYKKENKCHYGLKNCVSVRFYNRKHGTSIREDITFIQVKFGCVRTREYSKKRKPQPSLCPAFFVLQYNEEIDRLVITELNSNHIHVDPGGTSLARTSSSLVTRTTTKIASCMADGSPATKLRRQQSREAEATVTISEECVMADMTLNGSPAPLSKVAMQPEAVKESVSTSALVRIAEVMKNFLRVDMGSLASISVGSNQDLDRLNFQTSKMRSLFVKFPESLLLHRVQSERGHVLYAFLVESKDRVGKMVHFAVLKEDTGENVSKMLTVFKEFNPEWQKVKVVFVDMSFLHKATMQELFPSTQVLLSVYHTVRFLEKKVKETVATVSFKHKLKLALREVVFSTSNANLDILSQLVKRLVDKELYNYLQANWFSCEMLWYMHAKKGLHSCSTYVDSLDLITHKISSLFNKQLSLETSILHFVEYADCFNTKGLENLNQGFSSVEEENQSKRVEKPKVRTRASMKRTPVAASQPQNKCPEPPNQLAKQKPANTPGTMLAAIRECCTDLGYQLCLNEWEVVQKSTQLINVLKDNIVVQLLEDTHQVSKDCKNCSCYFHCRYQLPCRHILSVLHANKKAVEEAMVCKRWQKKYQHLSVLGDNLLDDIGPSMGSQPAAEEERYDKIQSLSKELANLLMQCDGEELEERSSTLKMIVDIWAKSSEPVEAGKCSTFRNVGDLPFLWVKQEEIEMEDAGATSERSLTGTNMFLI from the exons ATGGAAGTTGGCTCATGCTTTAGAAACTACGATGACTTCAAGGAGTGTTTCAACACTTACAAGAAAGAGAACAAGTGTCACTATGGCTTAAAGAACTGTGTCTCTGTCCGCTTTTACAACCGGAAACATGGGACCAGCATCCGCGAGGACATCAC GTTCATCCAGGTGAAGTTTGGCTGTGTCCGGACACGGGAATACAGTAAGAAGAGGAAACCACAACCCAGCTTGTGCCCAGCTTTTTTTGTCCTGCAGTATAATGAGGAAATAGACCGGCTGGTGATTACTGAACTGAACAGTAATCACATCCATGTAGACCCGGGGGGAACTTCCTTGGCCCGTACTAGCTCTTCTCTAGTGACGAGAACCACAACCAAAATTGCAAGTTGCATGGCAGATGGCAGCCCTGCAACAAAACTGCGTAGACAACAATCAAGAGAGGCAGAAGCCACTGTAACAATCAGTGAGGAGTGTGTGATGGCTGACATGACTTTGAATGGGTCACCTGCTCCACTTAGCAAGGTTGCTATGCAACCTGAGGCAGTGAAGGAAAGTGTCTCAACTTCAGCTTTAGTCAGAATTGCAGAGGTCATGAAAAACTTCCTGAGGGTGGACATGGGCTCATTGGCCTCTATTAGCGTGGGCAGCAACCAGGACCTAGACAGACTGAACTTCCAGACCAGCAAGATGAGGAGCCTGTTTGTCAAATTTCCTGAGAGCCTTTTGCTGCACAGGGTGCAGAGTGAGAGAGGGCATGTGCTTTATGCCTTCCTTGTGGAGAGTAAGGACCGAGTAGGGAAGATGGTGCACTTTGCTGTCCTGAAGGAGGACACCGGTGAGAATGTAAGCAAAATGCTGACTGTCTTCAAAGAGTTCAATCCCGAGTGGCAGAAGGTCAAGGTGGTCTTTGTGGACATGTCTTTCCTTCACAAAGCCACCATGCAGGAGCTCTTCCCCTCAACCCAGGTGCTTCTCTCTGTCTACCACACTGTCAGATTCCTTGAGAAGAAAGTAAAGGAAACAGTGGCCACTGTTTCCTTCAAGCATAAACTGAAGTTGGCTTTGAGGGAGGTGGTTTTTTCCACCTCAAATGCAAATCTAGACATCTTGTCTCAGCTGGTAAAGCGCTTGGTGGACAAAGAGTTGTACAACTATCTTCAGGCCAACTGGTTCTCCTGTGAGATGCTGTGGTACATGCATGCAAAGAAGGGCCTTCATTCCTGCAGCACCTACGTAGACAGTCTGGATCTCATCACTCATAAAATATCCAGTCTCTTCAACAAGCAGTTGTCCCTGGAGACCAGCATCCTTCACTTTGTTGAATATGCCGACTGCTTCAATAccaaaggtctggaaaacctgaaCCAGGGTTTCTCAAGTGTTGAAGAAGAGAATCAAAGCAAACGTGTGGAAAAGCCGAAGGTGCGTACCCGTGCCTCCATGAAGCGTACCCCTGTTGCTGCCTCACAGCCCCAAAACAAATGTCCTGAACCGCCCAACCAACTTGCCAAACAGAAACCTGCAAATACCCCAGGCACTATGCTGGCAGCAATCCGAGAGTGTTGCACAGACCTAGGCTACCAGCTGTGTCTGAATGAGTGGGAGGTGGTGCAGAAGTCAACTCAGCTCATTAATGTCCTGAAAGACAATATTGTGGTTCAGCTGTTAGAAGACACACACCAGGTCAGCAAAGACTGCAAGAACTGCAGCTGTTACTTCCACTGCCGGTACCAGCTCCCCTGCAGGCACATCCTGTCTGTGCTGCATGCCAACAAGAAGGCTGTGGAGGAAGCTATGGTATGCAAGCGTTGGCAGAAGAAGTACCAGCACCTTTCAGTCTTGGGAGATAACCTCCTAGATGATATTGGGCCCTCAATGGGTAGCCAACCAGCAGCAGAAGAAGAAAGATATGACAAAATCCAGTCCCTCAGCAAGGAGCTTGCTAATCTCCTGATGCAGTGTGATGGGGAAGAGCTAGAGGAGCGCAGCTCCACACTCAAAATGATTGTGGATATCTGGGCTAAATCCTCAGAGCCAGTGGAGGCTGGGAAATGCTCTACCTTCAGAAATGTGGGGGATTTGCCATTTCTTTGGGTAAAGCAGGAGGAAATAGAAATGGAGGATGCAGGTGCAACCTCTGAGAGATCACTGACAGGTACCAACATGTTCCTGATTTGA
- the ACOT8 gene encoding acyl-coenzyme A thioesterase 8 → MAAPTSAGGFRVPAAGAGAESPGSGDRPEAGQPAPPGDLRSVLVTSVLSLEPLDLDLFRGRHYWVPATRRLFGGQIVGQALVAAAEAVSEDVHAHSLHCYFVRAGDPTVPVLYQVERTRTGKSFSVRSVKAIQHGKPILICQASFQQTQESPVQHQFTMPTVPPPEELLSQEELIQKYLQDPNLVEKYRLGLNKILAQEVPVEIKPVSPSKTFCQLSQEPKQLLWVRARGYIGECDMKLHCCVAAYISDYAFLGTALLPHRQHPVKFMVSLDHSMWFHAPFRADHWMLYECESPWAGGCRGLVHGRLWRRDGVLAVTCAQEGVIRVTQSPAESKL, encoded by the exons ATGGCGGCCCCCACGAGCGCCGGCGGCTTCCGGGTTCCAGCGGCGGGGGCCGGAGCCGAGTCTCCCGGGAGCGGGGACCGGCCCGAGGCGGGGCAGCCGGCGCCCCCCGGCGACCTGCGCAGCGTCCTGGTCACCAGCgtcctcagcctggagcccctggaccTGGACCTGTTCAG GGGGCGGCACTACTGGGTCCCCGCCACGCGGCGGCTCTTCGGCGGGCAGATCGTGGGCCAGGCTCTGGTGGCGGCCGCCGAGGCGGTGAGCGAGGACGTCCACGCCCACTCCCTGCACTGCTACTTTGTGCGAGCAG GGGATCCTACGGTGCCGGTTCTATACCAGGTGGAGCGCACACGCACAGGGAAGAGCTTCTCTGTTCGCTCAGTGAAGGCCATTCAGCATGGGAAGCCAATCCTCATCTGCCAGGCCTCCTTCCAGCAGACCCAGGAGAGCCCTGTGCAGCACCAGTTCACCATGCCCACTGTGCCACCCCCGGAGGAGCTGCTGTCTCAAGAAGAGCTAATTCAGAAATACCTGCA GGATCCCAATTTGGTGGAGAAATACAGGCTGGGACTCAACAAGATCCTGGCCCAGGAGGTACCAGTTGAGATCAAGCCTGTGAGCCCGTCGAAGACGTTCTGCCAGCTGTCTCAGGAGCCCAAGCAGCTGCTCTGGGTTCGGGCACGAGGCTACATTG GGGAGTGTGATATGAAGCTGCACTGCTGCGTGGCTGCCTACATCTCCGACTACGCCTTCCtgggcacagctctgctcccgcACCGGCAGCATCCTGTCAAGTTCATGGTGTCCCTCGACCACTCCATGTGGTTCCACGCCCCCTTCCGCGCTGACCACTGGATGCTGTACGAGTGTGAGAGCCCCTGGGCCG GTGGGTGCCGAGGGCTGGTGCATGGGCGGCTGTGGCGCAGGGATGGAGTCCTGGCTGTCACCTGCGCGCAGGAAGGAGTCATCAGGGTGACGCAGAGCCCAGCTGAGAGCAAACTGTAG
- the SNX21 gene encoding sorting nexin-21 isoform X1 → MASRLLHRLRHALAGEGEGDREGQGGGGSEAEEFPESSELEDDTDGLSTRLSGTLSFTSNEEEEEEENEEDAASRELGLPKNPGAMENGDQSPTPAEHLGSNLLTRQLHDFWRRSRSSLAPQRLLFEVTSASVVSERSSKYVLYTVYLIRSGQFDKAPAAIARRYSDFERLNRRLRHRFGCDMAGVSFPRKRLRKNFTAETIAKRSRAFEQFLSHLHSITEIRRSSDFLEFFFLQDLQAAQRLTCSGMYREALATWSNAYRLQDKLGVCSSGRFLLTLAGLVVCHQELDELSEAHCYCEQALQLLEAQDSHPLLEPFLQAHVHLSWKVGKDKRQSEARLQGLQGTGLALQQQPTLKEFLIKEALD, encoded by the exons ATGGCCTCCCGCCTCCTGCACCGGCTGCGGCATGCCCTGGCTGGAGAGGGCGAGGGTGACCGGGAGGGACAGGGCGGAGGCGGCTCAGAGGCGGAGGAATTCCCAGAGAGCTCCGAACTGGAGGACGACACGGATGGGCTGTCCACGCGGCTCAGCGGCACCCTGAGCTTCACCagtaatgaggaggaggaggaggaggagaatgaggaGGATGCTGCTagccgggagctggggctgcccAAGAACCCCGGAGCCATGGAGAATGGAG ATCAGAGCCCCACTCcagctgagcacctaggcagtaACCTACTGACACGCCAGCTCCACGACTTCTGGAGGAGATCGCGCAGCAGCCTGGCTCCCCAGCGCCTGCTCTTTGAGGTCACCAGCGCCAGCGTTGTCAGTGAGCGCTCCTCCAAATACGTG CTCTACACCGTCTACCTGATCCGCTCCGGACAGTTTGACAAGGCCCCGGCCGCCATTGCCCGGCGCTACTCGGACTTCGAGAGACTGAACCGGCGCCTGCGCCACCGGTTTGGCTGCGACATGGCAGGCGTCTCCTTCCCCAGGAAGAGGCTACGCAAGAACTTCACAGCAGAAACCATCGCCAAGCGGAGCCGGGCCTTTGAGCAGTTCCTGTCCCACCTGCACTCCATCACCGAGATCCGCCGCTCCTCTGACTTCCTGGAGTTCTTCTTCCTGCAGGACCTGCAGGCAGCACAGCGCCTCACCTGCAGCGGCATGTACCGCGAGGCCCTGGCCACCTGGAGCAACGCCTACCGGCTCCAGGACAAGCTGGGCGTCTGCAGCTCGGGCCGCTTCCTCCTCACGCTGGCTGGCCTGGTGGTTTGCCACCAGGAGCTGGACGAGCTGAGCGAGGCTCATTGCTACTGCGAgcaggctctgcagctcctggaggcccAAGACAGCCACCCCTTGCTGGAGCCCTTCCTTCAGGCACATGTCCACCTGTCCTGGAAGGTGGGGAAAGACAAGCGCCAGTCGGAGGCCAGGCTGCAGGGGCTGCAAGGAACTGGGCTGGCTCTCCAGCAGCAGCCCACCCTGAAGGAGTTCTTGATCAAGGAGGCTTTGGACTGA
- the SNX21 gene encoding sorting nexin-21 isoform X2, whose amino-acid sequence MASRLLHRLRHALAGEGEGDREGQGGGGSEAEEFPESSELEDDTDGLSTRLSGTLSFTSNEEEEEEENEEDAASRELGLPKNPGAMENGDQSPTPAEHLGSNLLTRQLHDFWRRSRSSLAPQRLLFEVTSASVVSERSSKYVTSLR is encoded by the exons ATGGCCTCCCGCCTCCTGCACCGGCTGCGGCATGCCCTGGCTGGAGAGGGCGAGGGTGACCGGGAGGGACAGGGCGGAGGCGGCTCAGAGGCGGAGGAATTCCCAGAGAGCTCCGAACTGGAGGACGACACGGATGGGCTGTCCACGCGGCTCAGCGGCACCCTGAGCTTCACCagtaatgaggaggaggaggaggaggagaatgaggaGGATGCTGCTagccgggagctggggctgcccAAGAACCCCGGAGCCATGGAGAATGGAG ATCAGAGCCCCACTCcagctgagcacctaggcagtaACCTACTGACACGCCAGCTCCACGACTTCTGGAGGAGATCGCGCAGCAGCCTGGCTCCCCAGCGCCTGCTCTTTGAGGTCACCAGCGCCAGCGTTGTCAGTGAGCGCTCCTCCAAATACGTG ACGAGCCTCAGGTAA
- the TNNC2 gene encoding troponin C, skeletal muscle isoform X1: MGQGETTDQQAEARSFLSEEMIAEFKAAFDMFDADGGGDISTKELGTVMRMLGQSPTKEELDAIIEEVDEDGSGTIDFEEFLVMMVRQMKEDAKGKSEEELAECFRVFDTNTDGYIDAEELAEIFRSSGECVTEEEIEELMKDGDKNNDGRIDFDEFLKMMEGVQ; the protein is encoded by the exons atggggcagggagag ACGACGGACCAGCAGGCAGAAGCGCGGTCCTTCCTCAGCGAGGAAATGATTGCGG AGTTCAAGGCCGCCTTCGACATGTTTGACGCGGATGGCGGTGGGGACATCAGCACCAAGGAGCTGGGCACCGTCATGCGCATGCTGGGGCAGAGTCCCACCAAGGAGGAGCTGGATGCCATCATTGAGGAGGTGGATGAAGATG GCAGCGGCACCATCGACTTCGAAGAGTTCCTGGTCATGATGGTGCGCCAGATGAAGGAGGATGCCAAGGGCAAGTCGGAGGAGGAGCTGGCAGAGTGCTTCCGCGTCTTCGACAC GAACACGGACGGGTACATCGATGCCGAGGAGCTGGCCGAGATCTTCCGATCCTCTGGCGAGTGCGTGACTGAGGAGGAGATTGAGGAGCTCATGAAAGATGGGGACAAAAACAATGACGGACGCATCGACTTTGATG agttcctgaagatgatgGAAGGTGTGCAGTAA
- the TNNC2 gene encoding troponin C, skeletal muscle isoform X2: MTTDQQAEARSFLSEEMIAEFKAAFDMFDADGGGDISTKELGTVMRMLGQSPTKEELDAIIEEVDEDGSGTIDFEEFLVMMVRQMKEDAKGKSEEELAECFRVFDTNTDGYIDAEELAEIFRSSGECVTEEEIEELMKDGDKNNDGRIDFDEFLKMMEGVQ, encoded by the exons ATG ACGACGGACCAGCAGGCAGAAGCGCGGTCCTTCCTCAGCGAGGAAATGATTGCGG AGTTCAAGGCCGCCTTCGACATGTTTGACGCGGATGGCGGTGGGGACATCAGCACCAAGGAGCTGGGCACCGTCATGCGCATGCTGGGGCAGAGTCCCACCAAGGAGGAGCTGGATGCCATCATTGAGGAGGTGGATGAAGATG GCAGCGGCACCATCGACTTCGAAGAGTTCCTGGTCATGATGGTGCGCCAGATGAAGGAGGATGCCAAGGGCAAGTCGGAGGAGGAGCTGGCAGAGTGCTTCCGCGTCTTCGACAC GAACACGGACGGGTACATCGATGCCGAGGAGCTGGCCGAGATCTTCCGATCCTCTGGCGAGTGCGTGACTGAGGAGGAGATTGAGGAGCTCATGAAAGATGGGGACAAAAACAATGACGGACGCATCGACTTTGATG agttcctgaagatgatgGAAGGTGTGCAGTAA
- the TNNC2 gene encoding troponin C, skeletal muscle isoform X3, which yields MIAEFKAAFDMFDADGGGDISTKELGTVMRMLGQSPTKEELDAIIEEVDEDGSGTIDFEEFLVMMVRQMKEDAKGKSEEELAECFRVFDTNTDGYIDAEELAEIFRSSGECVTEEEIEELMKDGDKNNDGRIDFDEFLKMMEGVQ from the exons ATGATTGCGG AGTTCAAGGCCGCCTTCGACATGTTTGACGCGGATGGCGGTGGGGACATCAGCACCAAGGAGCTGGGCACCGTCATGCGCATGCTGGGGCAGAGTCCCACCAAGGAGGAGCTGGATGCCATCATTGAGGAGGTGGATGAAGATG GCAGCGGCACCATCGACTTCGAAGAGTTCCTGGTCATGATGGTGCGCCAGATGAAGGAGGATGCCAAGGGCAAGTCGGAGGAGGAGCTGGCAGAGTGCTTCCGCGTCTTCGACAC GAACACGGACGGGTACATCGATGCCGAGGAGCTGGCCGAGATCTTCCGATCCTCTGGCGAGTGCGTGACTGAGGAGGAGATTGAGGAGCTCATGAAAGATGGGGACAAAAACAATGACGGACGCATCGACTTTGATG agttcctgaagatgatgGAAGGTGTGCAGTAA